A stretch of DNA from Solea solea chromosome 11, fSolSol10.1, whole genome shotgun sequence:
ATGGGTGTGTGTTACTTTTTCactatatattatatgaaaACAAGTCATTGAACATCCTGCAACTCTGCTTTGTATgcgtttgttgttttcttcttctcatctcatcCACTGATCTGCAGTTTGATGGAAGACACAGTCTGTGACGACAGCAGCGTCGTGACAAATTGTGATGGAGTCCATTCGTGTGCACTTAAGAAAATCTTatgcagcaggacaatgattcaaaatgaaaagaatgatTTACAGAGAAATAAGGGCTGATGTCAACATGACTGGTCTGCCTGGACCCACATGAAGAGGCAGAGGACACCGATACAAACTATATCCACAGAATAACTGTGGCATGTTGTCGTTACTGTAGTagattttaaatagattttcttcatttgcagTTAGTTTTTTGTCTGAAAGTAACTCCTACATAAAATTGAtggatttacagtattttttttttaaaacagtgcCTGAAACCTTTGCACTTTACAAGTATATTGCACATtcatataaaattaaaaaacgtCATTTGAGAGCTATAAACACTCACAGCTGCACCTTTGTAATAAATGTCCACGTGAACGCATGTCATTCAGGAGTCAAACTCTGGCTGCTGCTCGATCAGAATAGTCGTGTCGTTCCCTCTCCTTGTGCTCAGATCGAGACAGGAAACGCCCAGAGCAATCAGGCACAACCatacctgtcacacacacacacacacaaaaattaaATACTTAAACATGCCAGTCAATTTGTTTTGTACAGCCCACATTTACTAATCACAATTTGCCAAAATTGTTTCATGGACATTTTTCGTTGATGTCAACTCAACTATTCAACTACTTACTTCAATATTCGTTTGGATGAATTTTCTGTCACTTGATACAaattatttaattcaattttagtgtttttaaagtTATGTATGTTTTATCCCATTTTGGTGTTTCtattttgtgtgagtgtttcatTGGAATTGCAACCAAGTTTCCCATCAGGGACAATAAATGAACTGAAATTCAAAAAGCTCTGCCTAGATCTATTTGTGGGCAGCCTAATTCAAAACCTAGCGGGTGGATGTTGATTAAATTTTCAACGGCTGTAGATTATAACACAATGGTGGAATTATTAGGATATTGGTGGTGATTCATTTAAGTGTATAGACACTGTAGGAAAAGGGAatggccttggcagaggtttgcactTTCAGTGCTTTCTCCAGTTAGTTGCTTCCCCCATTCATTGTTAATGACTAATAAAAGTTGTCCGCTGGCAATGGCTTGTGTTTTATCAGCCTAGAAATATTTTAAGAGCTGATTCATTCTATTTAACTAGCAATGTAGCAACAACAAAAGCCTGAATGGGTTGGCCCTTAACTGTGAGAGACTTGACCTGAGAAGAATGAACATTTTAAACCAAATCACAGTCAAACGTTGAAGATGAAGTTGCTTGAGGTTGTGGTTCAACAAGTTTCAGATTCACAGTGGAGCCAAGTTTCACTAGAGCAAATGatgtgctgctgctactacttcATCTAATGTTACCTACCAAATATCCCACGAATGTCAGGTATGCTAGGGAGAGGAACGCTGCCAGCACATAGAGCCACGCGCTGTTGAGAGCGGTCACATAGACCACGACAAAGTACACGTTGATGGCACAAACGACCAAAATGACCAGTCCTCCCCCGACCTTAAACACCCTGCAGAGacaaaatggagaaaaatatgagagaaaactaaaaaaaattagAATGAATGAGAAAGAAATAATATACTTACAGTCCATTGGCAAAGCCTTTCATGAGAGAAGGTAAACTGGTGAAAGTCAGGATGGGAATGAGGGCAAATGGCAGCTGTGAGATAGAGAAATAAGAAGAAATAATAGAGCTTATATTACAACGTAATGACATTAATTAAGTACATCTTAATAAGTACTGTTCTTGAGTACAACTGTATACTTAAAATTTAGATTTATAAGCAGTGGgttgtaaagtaaagtaagtaagttGTTAATTATAAAACTGAAAACATATGGTCATCAACGAAAAAACATTCCTCTGAAATAATAATGGCTTGAAAATGCACAGATAAAAGGTGATGTTCAAAAAGCATAAGAGAGCAGGGGGTGAAGAGTTGTTGATGAACGTTTGAATGAAGCCGCCAGTGAACCCGACCCTCTCCTCCCGCCTCACCTGCATGCTCTGCAGCACGTTGAGGAAGTCGTTCATGCCCGTGAGACGTTGCACGTCCTGGAAAATGGCCACCAGCAGAGTCGGGGTGATGGCGAGGGAGCGTGTCAACAGCACCCGAGCGAAACGTGACCAGCGCAGGTTCAAAAAACCCTGAGGGTCAGAAAGTCACATCAGTCTGTGACATTTACAAGAAAAGTGCAAATTTTCAACAGAAGGGGTGTTTTTGTGCTCAGCTaattcctccctcctccactgaCCTCCATGACAAACTGACCAGAGTACGTTCCAGTCATGGTGGAGCTCTGACCAGCTGCGAGAATCCCCACAGCCCAGATGTAGAGCGCTGCCGGGCCAAAGAAACATCCGAGCACCACTCCCTGCCACAGACACGCAAATGAGGACGGTCAATAAAATCAACTTTGGAAATCAGAAAACGTGGTGCTTACAAAAACAAGAATTTATACTTCCATATTTTGAGATTTAATTATAGTTTTCTCAGACTTGTTGCAAATGAACAATGTGATGTTGTTGTATAGTTACATAACAATATGTTGTAAAGTtatataacaataacattttgtaCACgcttttgaaagatttcttaaaatattggtggtctaataaatgtgttaagcactatAAATATTCTGTATATGATCAACTCTACGGATCATGATCACAACAGGCATTACTACTCAACTAcatcatcatgatcattttCTGTCTAAGTGGTTTTCAAATATGTGCTGCTGTAATTCTTTTAATACATGATATTtgatgttgtgatgttgttGCTTTCGTCTCTTCTTCTGACCTCAAGTCTCCATCCAGGATAATTGCATCAATCAATCTTGATTTACATACCACTTTTTAAACGTATGAAATGCAGCATAAAGCGCTTTACATATAAACACCAGAGGTAGAGCTGTAGATAGATACATGTAtgtcacaaaaatacaaatacataaataaataaaataaaacatcagtaGGAAATAATAGGCAGGCAATAAATAGGGTGATCTTAatcagataaaataataaaaaaaatcaatcaatagaCGAAATACACAATTAGTGCATGTGGGTTTTTATGTATAGTAAATGTGTGTTAGGTGTTTGTTAAACAGCAGCTGAAAACTGTTGCCTCAAGTGCTTTATCACACGTATGATAAATATACAAATCACCACACTGCACAATGTTTGTATATTCACAGTTAATTGGTCACAGCAGATTACTGTCAGTATCTTTACAGTTAATTACTGTGTCTTTTAGACGTTTACATTACTGTATAGTAAGTAAGCaagaaatacaataaatgtacaaataaaatctactaaaactaaattagagggaaataaagtatatatattatttaaaaggATGTAATAAATAGGGTGATCTAAAAATCtgattaattaaacaaaaataaacttggGAAATAGATTAGATGTCCGATTTATTCCTTTATAATTTGATGTGAACTACTTTGCCTCTTAATAACTGgagtgatatacagtatatatccaattcatattaaaaatataatagtgACAGCTTTAAACTCACCCCTTTGTAAATGTccacctccagtgtttgattgttCAGAGGGAACAGATGTGAGTGAGGACTTCCTGACTGATTACAGACGTTATACTGGaatcagaaaaacacacaaatacatcgAGCCGTTAAGtcgaaaacaaacacacaaacatacctCGCCATATTTAAGAAATTCCAAAACACAGCTTGACATTTCACTCATGTTGAGCTTGCGAGAGCCACGGCAGAAATACTCACCACCTCTATGTTTGTGCGCTGGTAGAAAGCCTCTGCGAAAACGGCCACCACAAAGACGTTAATgaggaaagagacaaagagcGCGACGGTCGATTCGATGAAGAAATACTTGTTGGCCTCTCTGACTTCCTTCTCGTCCGAGCGATTCACTTCTCGAGACTGAAAGCATTTGAAAATTGTAGGTACATTTTAAACTATGGTCACCATTTACAACGACAACACATTCCCATTTCAATCTCGTCACGTTTGAAAAGGACTTTAGACACGACCATTTCCATTAccgtcctggattaaactgctgttcttcatccttatatttattgaaaatgtgtatGTATGGTAACAGTTCATGTACCTTGACCAGAGCAGAGTGGAGGTAGATGTTGTGAGGCATGATGACGGCTCCCACGATGCCGACGGCCTGAGTCAGCTGAACAGGCCCGCAGTCCTGGCAGTACGGCACAAACATCCCTGTCAGCAGCTGCGCTTGGTCTGGACTCACTGTCACAtactgagggagaggaggaggaggaggaggaagaggaggaacacGGTTACTACATGATCATCTTAAAGAGCTTCTGCATGTTTATtctgctctttatttatttaatgggTACAATGCACTTTAACATAGTTCCAAGACAGAGCAGGACGCTGATATGCTGCGCAAAGTGTTTATA
This window harbors:
- the LOC131469256 gene encoding natural resistance-associated macrophage protein 2-like; this translates as MRKMFSFLRSAREPTPENIYISSLPPSIPAYEQPEQTAEQAHDVVSAAAVIQTTHTHRGSAPSVFFQKQNNDPVSSTYFDQRVHVPEEGNEKCFSLRKLWAFTGPGFLMSIAYLDPGNIESDLQSGAKAGFKLLWVLLSATIIGLLLQRLAARLGVVTGMHLAEVCNRQYHTVPRIMLWLMVELAIIGSDMQEVIGCAIAFNLLSSNRIPLWGGVLITIIDTFVFLFLDKYGLRKLEAFFGVLITVMAITFGYEYVTVSPDQAQLLTGMFVPYCQDCGPVQLTQAVGIVGAVIMPHNIYLHSALVKSREVNRSDEKEVREANKYFFIESTVALFVSFLINVFVVAVFAEAFYQRTNIEVYNVCNQSGSPHSHLFPLNNQTLEVDIYKGGVVLGCFFGPAALYIWAVGILAAGQSSTMTGTYSGQFVMEGFLNLRWSRFARVLLTRSLAITPTLLVAIFQDVQRLTGMNDFLNVLQSMQLPFALIPILTFTSLPSLMKGFANGLVFKVGGGLVILVVCAINVYFVVVYVTALNSAWLYVLAAFLSLAYLTFVGYLVWLCLIALGVSCLDLSTRRGNDTTILIEQQPEFDS